One stretch of Xiphophorus maculatus strain JP 163 A chromosome 19, X_maculatus-5.0-male, whole genome shotgun sequence DNA includes these proteins:
- the syf2 gene encoding pre-mRNA-splicing factor SYF2, with amino-acid sequence MASCSKNTVAATDEEPTETTTSEKREERLRKFRELHFKRNEARKLNHQEVVEEDKRLKLPSNWEAKKSRLEWELAEDEKKKECATRGEDYHRVKLLEITADEAERWERKKKKKNPDTGFAGYAEAQFRQYQRLTKQIRPDLQSYEKQREESGEDFYPTSNSLSYGSHVPTKEGVDRMVEDVEKQIEKRAKYSRRRAYNDDADIDYINERNAKFNKKAERFYGKYTAEIKQNLERGTAV; translated from the exons ATGGCGTCCTGTAGTAAG aACACAGTTGCCGCTACTGACGAAGAACCGACAGAAACTACGACTTCTgagaagagagaagaaagacTACGTAAATTCAGGGAGTTGCATTTTAAACGG AATGAGGCTCGTAAACTGAATCAtcaggaggtggtggaggaggatAAAAGGCTGAAACTTCCTTCAAACTGGGAAGCTAAAAAATCCAGATTGGAGTGGGAGCTTGctgaagatgaaaagaaaaag GAATGTGCGACTCGTGGTGAAGACTATCACAGAGTGAAGCTGCTGGAAATCACTGCTGATGAGGCTGAGCGAtgggagaggaagaagaagaagaagaatccgGACACAGGATTCGCAG GTTATGCAGAGGCCCAATTCCGACAGTACCAGAGACTCACCAAGCAAATCAGACCAGATTTGCAAAGCTATGAGAAGCAAAGGGAGGAAAG CGGTGAGGATTTCTACCCCACATCCAATAGCCTGAGCTACGGCAGCCATGTTCCCACAAAAGAGGGCGTTGACCGCATGGTGGAGGATGTTGAGAAACA GATTGAGAAGCGTGCCAAATACAGCCGGCGCAGGGCGTACAACGACGATGCAGACATCGACTACATCAACGAAAGGAACGCCAAGTTCAACAAGAAGGCAGAGCGCTTCTATGGCAAATACACAGCAGAGATCAAACAGAACTTGGAGAGAGGAACAGCCGTCTAG